Sequence from the Planktothrix tepida PCC 9214 genome:
TTGCAGATTCCCTTGTTCCTCCCCAAATTTTAAGTGGGGTTCGGACGGATGCAGAACTGATTAAAACGGCAAATAAAACCTTAGAAGATATTCTACCCCTAATGATTGAACGGGTACGTCAAGGAAAGTCGGTTGTGCGGTTACATTCGGGCGACCCCAGTTTATATGGGGCGATTTATGAACAAATGGAACAGTTAAATGCAGCAGAAATTGAGTTTGAAATTGTTCCTGGAATTAGTGCATTTCAAGATGCAGCCGCTAAATTAAAAGTCGAATTAACGGTACCAGAATTAGTGCAAACCATTATTTTAACCCGTGTCAGTGGAAAAGCCACTGCGGTTCCAGCCGATGAAGAATTGCAGAGTTTAGCGGCTCATAAAGCCAGTTTATGTTTATATTTAAGTGCCCGTTATGTTGAGGAAAGTCAGCAAAAGTTAATGAAATATTATCCTGCTGAAATGCCGATTGCTATTTGTTACCGTTTAGGATGGCCAGATGAGAAAATTCGGGTAGTTCCTTTAGAAAAAATGGCACAAGTTACCCAGGAAGAAAATTTAATTAGAACGACGCTTTATGTAATTAGTCCGGCTTTAGCAAAAATCCCTCATTCTTCAACATTAAGATCAGGATTATATAACCCTGAACATTCCCATTTATTCCGTCCTTAACCGATTTTCTAGGTTGTACCGAGAAACACTATTAGTTAATATTTTACCAATCTTCTTTAGGAGAACTCTCTCTTGGTTTCGTTTGCTAAATATAAAACTAGGAATTCTCAATATAGCACTTCCAAATGAGTTATAATAAATGTAAGGTTAGCAATAATCCTCCAAAGCTGGCAACGGAAAATGAA
This genomic interval carries:
- the cobM gene encoding precorrin-4 C(11)-methyltransferase, which gives rise to MQQDRTVLKPAVYIVGAGPGDPELLTIKAQKLLASADVILFADSLVPPQILSGVRTDAELIKTANKTLEDILPLMIERVRQGKSVVRLHSGDPSLYGAIYEQMEQLNAAEIEFEIVPGISAFQDAAAKLKVELTVPELVQTIILTRVSGKATAVPADEELQSLAAHKASLCLYLSARYVEESQQKLMKYYPAEMPIAICYRLGWPDEKIRVVPLEKMAQVTQEENLIRTTLYVISPALAKIPHSSTLRSGLYNPEHSHLFRP